A genome region from Methanofollis sp. UBA420 includes the following:
- a CDS encoding V-type ATP synthase subunit D — translation MALRDVKPTRSELINIKRKIKLSERGYNILKMKRDGLILEFFKVLKEAKDTRGEMLRKYQHAQEMIALANTVEGTIGVKAAAFSVKENPEITLKSKNIMGVVVPQIEASKVRKSLVERGYGVLGTRSVIDETAEAYEELVEAIIESAEIETTMKRLLDEIDHTKRRVNALEFKVIPELKAAASFIKMRLDEMEREELFRLKKIKAKTAAKAAESA, via the coding sequence ATGGCGCTCAGAGATGTCAAGCCCACGAGGTCGGAGCTGATCAACATCAAGCGGAAGATCAAGCTCTCCGAGCGGGGCTACAACATCCTCAAGATGAAGCGCGACGGGCTGATCCTTGAGTTCTTCAAGGTGCTGAAAGAGGCGAAGGACACCCGGGGCGAGATGCTGCGCAAGTACCAGCACGCCCAGGAGATGATCGCCCTTGCAAACACGGTCGAAGGAACAATAGGGGTGAAGGCTGCGGCGTTCTCCGTTAAGGAGAACCCGGAGATCACCCTCAAGTCCAAGAACATCATGGGCGTCGTCGTCCCCCAGATCGAGGCATCGAAGGTGAGAAAGAGTCTGGTCGAGCGTGGCTACGGTGTGCTCGGGACCAGGTCAGTCATCGACGAGACTGCCGAGGCCTACGAGGAACTCGTCGAGGCGATCATCGAGAGCGCCGAGATCGAGACGACGATGAAGCGCCTGCTCGATGAGATCGACCACACCAAGAGGCGTGTGAACGCCCTTGAATTCAAGGTGATCCCTGAACTGAAGGCCGCCGCCTCCTTTATCAAGATGCGGCTCGACGAGATGGAGCGCGAAGAACTCTTCCGTCTCAAGAAGATCAAGGCGAAGACCGCGGCAAAGGCTGCGGAATCTGCCTGA